The following proteins are encoded in a genomic region of Chitinophagales bacterium:
- a CDS encoding IS5 family transposase, protein MKINKPLTLADSICDTRVKKVKQVFFTQINQLIDWQQISTEIDKYYTKGTSATGKPSYDGLLLFKICLLQTWYGLSDYEVEDRINDSLSFSSFLELTIDQTSPDHSTISRFRTAMTGAGAYDELLKSINKQLEQHQILVKTGAIVDASIVETPLKPKGKSNYELEAQQQQQEQSQEVPTKTVEKKYSTSVDIEAAWIKRGKQLKYGYKKHYVTDNEGLVLGVLTTKASVNEISNLETVLKTADLPKDIAVKADKGYQSEKNNELLKTLGLKNNILKKATKNKALTQAQTDYNKLISKTRYKIERTFGSIKRWFNGGIARYRGIAKMHTQNIMEAIAYNLYRSPGILMSKA, encoded by the coding sequence ATGAAAATAAATAAGCCACTCACATTAGCAGACAGTATATGCGATACACGCGTAAAGAAAGTTAAACAAGTTTTCTTTACACAAATTAACCAGTTAATAGATTGGCAACAAATTAGTACAGAAATAGATAAGTATTACACCAAAGGCACAAGTGCAACAGGCAAGCCAAGTTATGATGGATTGTTATTATTCAAAATCTGTTTACTACAAACATGGTACGGACTAAGTGATTACGAAGTAGAAGACAGAATAAATGACAGCCTCTCCTTTAGTTCTTTCTTAGAATTAACCATAGACCAAACCTCACCAGACCATAGTACCATAAGCAGATTTAGAACAGCAATGACAGGAGCAGGAGCATATGATGAATTATTAAAAAGCATAAACAAACAATTAGAACAACATCAAATACTAGTAAAGACAGGAGCTATAGTAGATGCCAGTATAGTAGAAACACCATTAAAACCCAAAGGAAAAAGTAATTATGAGCTTGAAGCACAACAACAACAACAAGAGCAATCACAAGAAGTACCAACAAAGACGGTAGAAAAAAAATACAGTACAAGTGTAGACATAGAAGCAGCATGGATAAAGAGAGGCAAACAACTAAAATATGGCTATAAGAAACACTATGTAACAGACAACGAAGGATTAGTATTAGGCGTATTAACCACCAAAGCAAGTGTAAATGAAATTAGTAATCTAGAAACGGTATTAAAAACAGCAGACTTACCAAAAGACATAGCAGTAAAAGCAGACAAAGGTTATCAATCAGAGAAGAATAATGAATTGTTAAAGACATTAGGATTAAAAAATAACATATTAAAAAAAGCAACTAAAAATAAAGCATTAACACAAGCCCAAACAGATTATAACAAACTAATAAGCAAAACCAGATATAAAATAGAACGCACTTTTGGCAGTATAAAAAGATGGTTTAACGGCGGTATAGCAAGATACAGAGGCATAGCCAAGATGCACACACAAAACATAATGGAAGCCATAGCATATAATTTATACAGAAGTCCAGGGATACTTATGTCCAAAGCATAA
- a CDS encoding aconitate hydratase: MIFDLDMIKEVYANFATKVDKAKQHLNRPLTLAEKILFAHLHEEQAIENFERGKSYVDFAPDRIACQDATAQMALLQFMQAGKQKVAVPTTVHCDHLIQARLGAEKDLQEAINQSNEVFNFLASVSNKYGIGFWKPGAGIIHQVVLENYAFPGGMMIGTDSHTVNAGGLGMIAIGVGGADAVDVMAGMPWELKWPKLIGVKLTGKLSGWTAPKDVILKVAGILTVKGGTGAIVEYFGEGAKALSCTGKGTICNMGAEIGATTSTFAYDDSMARYLKATGRADVADLADSIKDYLTADAGVYDNPEQYFDQVIEIDLSTLEPHLNGPFTPDLATPVSEMKDRLKHEDWPKEVKWGLIGSCTNSSYEDLSRAASIAKQAVAKGLKTKARFGINPGSEQVRFTAERDGLLSIFEDLGAVIFTNACGPCIGQWDRVGEDKNEKNSIVHSFNRNFAKRADGNPNTYAFVTSPEMVAAIAISGDLSFNPATDKLINENGEEVMLDEPTGDELPPKGFSVDDPGFIAPVEDGSGVEVVVNPDSQRLQLLAGFAPWDGKDYTGLKLLIKAKGKCTTDHISMAGPWLKFRGHLDNISNNLLIGAVNAFNDNTNNVWNEENGEYDEVPATARMIKAKGDASIVFGDENYGEGSSREHAAMEPRHLGVKAVVVKSFARIHETNLKKQGMLALTFVNKDDYNKVQEKDTVDVVGLTTFAPGKNLTIVLHHEDGTTDSFEVAHTYNAQQIEWFKAGSALNLIKQQNNQ; the protein is encoded by the coding sequence ATGATTTTCGATTTAGATATGATTAAAGAAGTGTATGCTAACTTTGCTACGAAAGTAGATAAAGCAAAACAACACTTAAACAGACCATTAACTTTGGCCGAGAAAATTTTATTTGCTCACTTACACGAAGAACAAGCAATTGAAAACTTTGAAAGAGGAAAATCTTATGTAGATTTTGCTCCAGATAGAATTGCTTGTCAAGATGCTACTGCACAAATGGCATTATTGCAATTTATGCAAGCAGGCAAGCAAAAAGTAGCAGTGCCTACAACAGTACACTGCGATCACTTAATTCAAGCTCGTTTAGGTGCTGAAAAAGATTTACAAGAAGCAATTAATCAAAGCAATGAAGTATTTAACTTTTTAGCTTCGGTTTCAAATAAATATGGTATTGGTTTCTGGAAACCAGGTGCTGGTATCATTCACCAAGTAGTGTTAGAAAATTATGCCTTTCCTGGTGGAATGATGATTGGTACGGATTCTCATACAGTAAATGCTGGTGGTTTAGGTATGATTGCCATTGGTGTTGGTGGTGCTGATGCAGTAGATGTTATGGCTGGTATGCCTTGGGAACTAAAATGGCCTAAATTAATTGGTGTTAAATTAACAGGTAAATTAAGTGGCTGGACAGCTCCTAAAGATGTAATTTTAAAAGTGGCTGGTATCTTAACAGTAAAAGGTGGTACTGGTGCTATTGTAGAATATTTTGGCGAAGGTGCTAAAGCTTTGTCTTGTACTGGTAAAGGTACTATTTGTAATATGGGGGCCGAAATTGGTGCTACTACTTCTACTTTTGCTTATGATGATAGCATGGCTAGATATTTAAAAGCGACTGGTAGAGCAGATGTTGCGGATTTAGCAGATAGCATCAAAGATTATTTAACTGCTGATGCTGGTGTGTATGATAATCCTGAACAATATTTTGATCAAGTAATTGAAATTGATTTATCTACTCTAGAGCCACACTTAAATGGTCCTTTTACACCAGATTTAGCGACACCTGTTTCTGAAATGAAAGATAGATTGAAACACGAAGATTGGCCTAAAGAAGTAAAATGGGGTTTAATTGGTTCTTGTACCAACTCTTCTTATGAAGATTTATCAAGAGCAGCTTCTATTGCTAAACAAGCTGTAGCCAAAGGTTTAAAAACTAAAGCTCGTTTTGGTATCAATCCAGGTTCTGAGCAAGTAAGATTTACGGCAGAAAGAGATGGTTTGCTAAGTATCTTTGAAGATTTAGGTGCAGTTATATTTACCAATGCTTGTGGTCCTTGTATCGGTCAATGGGATAGAGTAGGAGAAGACAAAAATGAGAAAAACAGTATCGTTCACTCTTTCAATAGAAACTTTGCGAAAAGAGCAGATGGTAATCCAAATACTTATGCTTTTGTAACTTCACCAGAAATGGTGGCAGCAATTGCAATTTCAGGCGATTTAAGTTTTAATCCTGCTACAGATAAACTGATTAATGAAAATGGAGAAGAAGTAATGCTAGATGAACCTACTGGTGATGAATTACCACCAAAAGGATTTAGTGTAGATGATCCAGGTTTTATTGCTCCAGTAGAAGATGGCTCTGGCGTAGAAGTTGTAGTTAATCCAGATTCTCAAAGGTTACAGTTATTAGCTGGTTTTGCTCCTTGGGACGGAAAAGATTATACTGGCTTAAAACTATTAATCAAAGCAAAAGGTAAATGTACTACCGACCATATTTCTATGGCTGGTCCTTGGTTAAAATTCAGAGGTCACTTAGATAATATTTCTAACAACTTATTAATTGGTGCAGTTAATGCATTTAACGACAATACCAATAATGTTTGGAATGAAGAAAATGGCGAGTACGATGAAGTACCTGCTACTGCAAGAATGATTAAAGCTAAAGGCGATGCATCTATTGTTTTTGGTGATGAAAATTATGGCGAAGGTTCTTCTAGAGAACATGCGGCTATGGAACCAAGACATTTAGGTGTTAAAGCAGTTGTAGTAAAATCGTTTGCTAGAATTCACGAAACAAACTTGAAAAAACAAGGTATGTTGGCATTGACTTTCGTTAATAAAGACGATTATAACAAAGTTCAAGAAAAAGATACGGTTGATGTTGTAGGTTTAACAACATTTGCACCAGGTAAAAACTTAACCATAGTGTTGCATCATGAAGATGGTACTACCGATTCTTTTGAAGTAGCACATACTTACAATGCACAACAAATAGAATGGTTTAAAGCAGGTAGTGCATTAAACTTAATTAAACAACAAAATAATCAATAA
- a CDS encoding DUF4293 domain-containing protein translates to MQRIQSVYLFLSSLAGILFLFLPLGKINESEVFTDVKGIDDVIFIILSCVISIIALGSIFLFRNRKLQMKVILFNILCSLALVGYTVYVFLGFQESEFKFGPALILPVFILIFNVLAYIGVKSDEQLIESMNRLR, encoded by the coding sequence ATGCAAAGGATTCAGAGTGTATACTTATTTTTAAGCAGTTTAGCTGGTATTTTATTTTTGTTTTTGCCACTTGGAAAAATTAATGAGAGTGAGGTTTTTACTGATGTAAAAGGTATAGACGATGTTATTTTTATAATTCTTTCTTGTGTGATAAGTATTATTGCTTTAGGAAGTATTTTTTTGTTTAGAAATAGAAAACTACAAATGAAAGTAATATTGTTTAATATTTTGTGTAGTCTTGCTTTAGTAGGATATACTGTTTATGTTTTTCTAGGATTTCAAGAAAGTGAATTTAAATTTGGTCCTGCTTTAATTTTACCAGTATTTATCTTAATTTTTAATGTGTTGGCATATATTGGCGTAAAAAGCGATGAACAACTCATTGAGAGCATGAATAGATTGAGATAA
- the truA gene encoding tRNA pseudouridine(38-40) synthase TruA, giving the protein MSMRFVLELSYKGTNFCGWQRQDNAMSVQQHLEDCFYTFQHHKIEITGCGRTDKGVHAKHYIAHFDYDKCLDGKHLYQWNALLNNDVVISQLRQVDSHFHARFDATARTYKYFIHTKASPFLNEGSFLLHNNQLDVNLMNQVAQQLIGTHDFTSFEKKGSNNKTSICTIKHALWTQQDEQLIFTIVADRFLRNMVRAITASLLMIGTRKMTEQTFLDNFITQKQMPLKLVVPAKGLFLWQIDYDNI; this is encoded by the coding sequence GTGTCGATGCGTTTTGTGTTAGAATTAAGTTATAAAGGTACTAATTTTTGTGGTTGGCAAAGACAAGACAATGCAATGTCTGTTCAACAACATCTAGAAGATTGTTTTTATACTTTCCAACATCATAAAATAGAAATTACTGGTTGTGGACGAACAGATAAAGGTGTACATGCAAAACATTATATTGCACATTTCGATTATGATAAATGCTTAGATGGAAAACATTTATATCAATGGAATGCATTATTAAATAACGATGTTGTTATTAGCCAGCTTCGACAAGTTGATAGTCATTTTCATGCACGATTTGATGCTACTGCTAGAACCTATAAATATTTTATACATACCAAAGCTAGTCCGTTTTTGAATGAAGGTAGTTTTTTGTTGCACAATAATCAGTTAGATGTCAACTTAATGAATCAAGTAGCACAACAATTAATTGGTACGCATGATTTTACTAGCTTTGAAAAAAAAGGAAGTAATAATAAAACTTCTATCTGTACTATTAAACACGCTTTGTGGACGCAACAAGATGAACAACTAATATTTACTATAGTTGCCGACAGATTTTTAAGAAATATGGTAAGAGCAATTACAGCATCGTTATTGATGATTGGTACTCGTAAAATGACAGAACAAACATTTCTAGACAATTTTATAACACAAAAACAAATGCCACTAAAACTTGTAGTACCAGCAAAAGGTTTATTTTTGTGGCAAATCGATTACGATAATATATAA